In Blastocatellia bacterium, the following are encoded in one genomic region:
- a CDS encoding iron-sulfur cluster assembly scaffold protein → MYTPQVAEHIANPRNVGELEHPSGIGDVTNQVCMDRIRLTVRLDGDRVSEARVKASGCPPTIAAASVLTELIIGRALVEIEAMTKQDVADALGRLPVAKQHCASLAIEALRAALADARR, encoded by the coding sequence ATGTACACGCCGCAGGTGGCCGAGCACATCGCCAATCCGCGCAACGTCGGCGAGCTTGAGCATCCTTCAGGCATCGGCGATGTGACGAATCAAGTCTGCATGGATCGCATACGGCTGACGGTGCGCCTGGACGGAGACCGTGTGAGCGAGGCGCGCGTCAAAGCCTCGGGGTGCCCGCCGACGATTGCCGCGGCTTCGGTGCTGACAGAGTTGATCATTGGCCGGGCGCTCGTCGAGATTGAAGCGATGACGAAGCAAGATGTCGCCGATGCGCTCGGCCGCTTGCCGGTCGCCAAACAGCATTGCGCCAGCCTGGCCATCGAAGCCTTACGCGCCGCGCTCGCGGATGCGCGCCGCTGA
- a CDS encoding cysteine desulfurase family protein: protein MRVYLDNSATTAVLPEVIEAMLPCFSEVYGNAQSVHGFGQRAKAIVERARREVAALINAAPGEIVFVGGGTEADNLAIRGIAAAHDDGHLITTQIEHPAVLATCQALEQTGARVTYLPVRANGIVCVDDLRAAITDDTTLISVMHANNETGAIQPLEAIAAIVRDRRERGQKHLYLHTDAVQAVGKIPVDVKRLGVDLLSLSGHKIHGPKGVGALFIKKGVRLAKQMTGGHHERDRRAGTENVAGIVGLGRAAELARLHLDERGERMRELRNDFEQAVMARINGVQVNGDAQQRVPNISNLSFAGVDGESLLIALDLQGIAVSTGSACASGSLEPSHVLTAMGLEREQVRGSLRVSLSALTSRQEIDTALAALEEIVARLREMRPDEEATGMESGLSRFSPSQ, encoded by the coding sequence TACTTAGACAACAGCGCGACGACCGCCGTCTTGCCCGAAGTCATCGAGGCGATGTTGCCTTGCTTCAGTGAAGTCTATGGCAACGCGCAATCGGTGCATGGCTTCGGCCAGCGCGCCAAGGCAATCGTCGAGCGCGCCCGCCGCGAGGTTGCGGCGCTGATCAACGCGGCGCCCGGCGAAATCGTTTTTGTCGGCGGCGGCACCGAAGCCGATAATCTCGCCATTCGCGGCATCGCCGCGGCGCACGACGACGGTCATCTCATCACCACGCAGATTGAACACCCGGCGGTGCTTGCCACCTGTCAGGCCCTCGAACAGACAGGCGCGAGAGTGACTTATCTTCCGGTGCGAGCTAACGGCATCGTCTGCGTAGATGATCTGCGCGCTGCTATCACTGACGACACGACACTGATCTCCGTGATGCACGCCAATAACGAAACCGGGGCGATTCAACCTCTCGAAGCCATCGCCGCCATCGTCCGTGATCGCCGCGAGCGCGGGCAGAAGCATCTCTACCTGCACACCGACGCGGTGCAAGCGGTCGGCAAGATTCCGGTTGATGTGAAACGGCTCGGCGTTGATCTGCTGTCGCTGTCGGGGCACAAGATTCATGGGCCGAAAGGCGTTGGCGCGCTGTTCATCAAGAAAGGCGTGCGCCTGGCAAAGCAGATGACCGGCGGGCATCACGAGCGCGACCGCCGCGCCGGCACAGAGAATGTCGCCGGCATTGTCGGCCTGGGCCGCGCCGCCGAGCTCGCGCGCTTGCATCTGGACGAGCGCGGCGAGCGGATGCGCGAATTGCGAAATGATTTCGAGCAAGCAGTGATGGCGCGCATCAATGGTGTTCAGGTGAACGGCGACGCGCAGCAGCGAGTGCCGAACATATCGAACCTGAGCTTCGCCGGGGTTGACGGCGAGAGCTTGCTGATCGCGCTTGATTTGCAGGGCATCGCCGTGTCTACCGGCTCGGCGTGCGCTTCTGGATCATTAGAGCCGAGCCATGTGCTGACGGCGATGGGCCTTGAGCGCGAGCAGGTGCGCGGCAGCTTGCGCGTCAGCCTGAGCGCGCTGACTTCGCGCCAGGAGATCGATACGGCGCTGGCCGCGCTCGAAGAGATCGTCGCTCGCTTGCGCGAGATGCGCCCAGACGAAGAAGCGACGGGCATGGAATCCGGCCTTTCGCGGTTTTCCCCTTCACAATAA